A portion of the Rhodopseudomonas sp. BAL398 genome contains these proteins:
- a CDS encoding PopZ family protein encodes MTQPAKVQEPSMEEILASIRRIIADDEAKPAATPPSPVPAAKPEAAKPVAPAPKPAAMSNDAPAAPAPKAAAAPPKPVTAAAKPEPTPPPAPPAKASNDQDDIDALLAGLDATTTEDEVRPPQPDGDVFELTDDMALPDPPTPLPGPSYQKQAIAADLEFAEATPPIQPPREPAFEAPPERAVEAEHWASEPAPQQMLSRSTASAVESAFNSLANTVLSNNARTLEDLVKEMLRPMLKSWLDDNLPTMVERIVKAEIERVSRGR; translated from the coding sequence ATGACGCAGCCTGCAAAGGTCCAAGAGCCCTCCATGGAGGAGATTTTGGCGTCGATTCGCCGTATCATCGCCGACGACGAAGCAAAGCCGGCTGCGACACCACCCTCGCCAGTTCCGGCGGCGAAGCCCGAAGCTGCGAAGCCGGTGGCGCCGGCCCCGAAGCCTGCGGCGATGAGCAATGATGCGCCCGCTGCGCCGGCTCCCAAAGCCGCGGCCGCACCGCCCAAGCCCGTCACGGCAGCTGCGAAACCAGAGCCGACGCCGCCTCCGGCACCGCCGGCCAAGGCCAGCAACGATCAGGACGATATCGACGCCTTGCTAGCCGGACTCGACGCCACGACAACCGAAGACGAGGTGAGGCCGCCGCAGCCGGACGGCGACGTCTTCGAGCTCACCGACGACATGGCGCTACCGGACCCGCCGACCCCGTTGCCGGGGCCGTCTTATCAGAAGCAGGCGATTGCGGCCGATCTCGAATTCGCCGAGGCGACGCCACCGATCCAGCCGCCGCGTGAGCCGGCCTTCGAAGCCCCGCCGGAGCGGGCGGTCGAAGCGGAACACTGGGCATCCGAACCGGCACCACAGCAAATGCTGTCACGCTCGACCGCCTCGGCGGTGGAATCGGCATTCAATTCGCTGGCCAACACCGTGCTCAGCAATAACGCCCGCACGCTGGAAGATCTGGTCAAGGAAATGCTGCGGCCGATGCTGAAATCTTGGCTCGACGACAATTTGCCGACGATGGTCGAGCGCATCGTCAAGGCCGAAATCGAACGGGTCTCCCGCGGCCGCTGA
- a CDS encoding valine--tRNA ligase, translating into MIEKNYQPAEIETRIARAWEDAGAFKAGRADRRDAEPFAIVIPPPNVTGSLHMGHALNNTLQDVLCRFERMRGRDVLWQPGTDHAGIATQMVVERQLMERQEPSRRDMGREKFLERVWQWKAESGGVIVNQLKRLGASCDWSRERFTMDEGLSRAVVKVFVQLHREGLIYKDKRLVNWDPKLLTAISDLEVQQIEVKGHLWYLRYPIEGATFDPADPDSFIVVATTRPETMLGDSAVAVSPDDYRYSHAVGRNVVLPLVGRKIPIVSDEYTDPEKGSGAVKITPAHDFNDFEVGRRHNLRQISILDTEGRLDLVDNEAYLHGLPEGAAEFAAEMHGIERFAARKAILARLEEFGFLEKVEPNTHMVPHGDRSGVVIEPYLTDQWYVDAKTMAAPAIAAVRSGATAFVPKNWEKTYFEWMDNIQPWCISRQLWWGHQIPAWYGPDGKVFVAETEEEAVGNALGYYVEQEVLTPEQAHDMAEDAGKRDGFITRDEDVLDTWFSSALWPFSTLGWPDDDADVKRYYPTNVLVTGFDIIFFWVARMMMMGMHFMKDVPFPTVYIHALVRDEKGAKMSKSKGNVIDPLHLIDDYGADALRFTLAAMAAQGRDIKLAPQRVEGYRNFATKLWNASRFAEMNECALPEGFDYKTAKQTLNRWIAHETVAATREVTEAIEAYRFNDAAGAAYRFVWNVYCDWYLELAKPVMMGEDGAAKTETRAMVAWARDEILKLLHPFMPFITEELWAVTAPRDGLLALAPWSRKRGPSAEELSLLAASVAGDPVAMPTIINMPEPAADFRDDAAEAEIGWVVDLVTAIRSLRAEMNIVPATLTPLMLIKASPDMQARAQRWSDVIKRLARVGEISFANAAPQGAVQLLVRGEVAALPLKGLIDLTAEKARLDKELAKAEADIKRVDAKLGNEKFIANAPDEIVEEEKDKHAAAVARKAKIAEALERLKTVG; encoded by the coding sequence ATGATCGAAAAAAACTACCAGCCCGCCGAGATCGAAACGCGCATCGCGCGCGCCTGGGAAGACGCCGGAGCCTTCAAGGCCGGTCGTGCCGACCGCCGCGACGCCGAGCCGTTCGCCATCGTGATCCCGCCGCCCAACGTCACCGGCTCGCTGCATATGGGCCACGCGCTCAACAATACGCTGCAGGACGTGCTGTGCCGGTTCGAGCGGATGCGCGGCCGCGACGTGCTGTGGCAGCCCGGAACCGATCATGCCGGCATCGCCACCCAGATGGTGGTCGAGCGGCAGCTGATGGAGCGCCAGGAGCCGAGCCGGCGCGACATGGGCCGCGAGAAATTTCTCGAACGGGTGTGGCAGTGGAAGGCGGAAAGCGGCGGCGTCATCGTCAACCAGCTGAAGCGGCTCGGCGCCTCCTGCGACTGGTCGCGCGAGCGCTTCACCATGGACGAGGGGCTGTCCCGCGCCGTCGTCAAGGTGTTCGTGCAGCTGCACCGCGAGGGCCTGATCTACAAGGACAAGCGCCTTGTGAACTGGGACCCGAAGCTGCTCACCGCGATCTCCGATCTCGAAGTGCAGCAGATCGAGGTCAAGGGCCATTTGTGGTATCTGCGCTACCCGATCGAGGGCGCGACCTTCGACCCGGCCGATCCCGACAGCTTCATCGTCGTGGCCACGACGCGGCCGGAGACCATGCTGGGCGACAGCGCCGTCGCCGTCAGTCCGGACGACTATCGTTACAGCCACGCGGTTGGGCGCAATGTCGTGTTGCCGCTGGTCGGCCGCAAGATTCCGATCGTCAGCGACGAATACACCGATCCCGAGAAGGGCTCGGGCGCGGTGAAGATCACGCCGGCGCATGACTTCAACGATTTCGAGGTCGGTCGCCGTCACAATCTGCGCCAGATCAGCATCCTCGATACCGAAGGCCGGCTCGATCTGGTCGACAACGAAGCCTATCTGCACGGCCTGCCGGAAGGCGCCGCGGAATTCGCCGCCGAGATGCACGGCATCGAGCGCTTCGCCGCGCGCAAAGCGATCCTGGCGCGGCTGGAGGAGTTCGGCTTCCTCGAGAAGGTCGAGCCCAACACCCATATGGTGCCGCATGGCGACCGTTCCGGCGTGGTGATCGAGCCCTATCTCACCGACCAGTGGTATGTCGACGCCAAGACGATGGCAGCGCCCGCGATCGCAGCGGTGCGCTCCGGCGCCACCGCCTTCGTGCCGAAGAATTGGGAGAAGACCTATTTCGAATGGATGGACAATATCCAGCCCTGGTGCATCTCGCGGCAATTGTGGTGGGGCCATCAGATTCCGGCCTGGTACGGCCCGGACGGCAAGGTGTTCGTCGCCGAGACCGAGGAAGAGGCGGTCGGCAACGCGCTCGGCTATTATGTCGAGCAGGAAGTGCTGACGCCCGAGCAGGCGCATGACATGGCGGAGGACGCCGGCAAGCGCGACGGCTTCATCACCCGCGACGAAGACGTGCTCGACACCTGGTTTTCCTCGGCGCTGTGGCCGTTCTCGACACTCGGCTGGCCCGACGACGACGCCGACGTCAAGCGCTACTACCCGACCAATGTGCTGGTCACCGGCTTCGACATCATCTTCTTCTGGGTCGCCCGGATGATGATGATGGGCATGCACTTCATGAAGGATGTGCCGTTCCCCACCGTCTACATCCACGCCCTGGTCCGCGACGAGAAGGGCGCCAAGATGTCGAAGTCGAAGGGCAACGTCATCGATCCCTTGCACCTGATCGACGATTACGGCGCCGACGCGCTGCGCTTCACGCTGGCGGCGATGGCGGCGCAGGGCCGCGACATCAAGCTGGCGCCGCAGCGGGTCGAGGGCTATCGCAATTTCGCGACCAAGCTGTGGAACGCCAGCCGCTTCGCCGAGATGAACGAATGCGCGCTGCCTGAAGGCTTCGACTACAAGACCGCCAAGCAGACGCTGAACCGCTGGATCGCGCACGAGACCGTGGCGGCGACCCGCGAGGTCACCGAGGCGATCGAGGCCTATCGCTTCAACGACGCCGCGGGCGCGGCGTATCGCTTCGTCTGGAACGTGTATTGCGACTGGTACCTCGAACTCGCCAAGCCGGTGATGATGGGCGAGGACGGCGCCGCCAAGACCGAGACCCGGGCGATGGTGGCGTGGGCGCGCGACGAAATCCTCAAGCTGCTGCACCCGTTCATGCCGTTCATCACCGAGGAATTATGGGCGGTGACCGCGCCGCGCGACGGGTTGTTGGCGCTGGCGCCGTGGTCACGCAAGCGCGGGCCGTCGGCCGAGGAATTGTCGCTGCTGGCGGCGTCGGTGGCCGGCGATCCGGTGGCGATGCCGACCATCATCAACATGCCGGAGCCGGCGGCGGATTTCCGCGACGACGCCGCCGAGGCCGAGATCGGCTGGGTGGTCGATCTGGTCACCGCGATCCGCTCGCTGCGCGCCGAGATGAACATCGTGCCGGCGACGCTGACGCCGCTGATGCTGATCAAGGCGTCCCCCGACATGCAGGCCCGGGCGCAGCGCTGGAGCGACGTGATCAAGCGGCTGGCGCGGGTCGGCGAGATCTCCTTCGCCAACGCCGCGCCGCAGGGCGCGGTGCAACTCTTGGTGCGCGGCGAAGTCGCGGCCTTGCCGCTCAAGGGCCTGATCGATCTGACGGCGGAGAAGGCCCGGCTCGACAAGGAACTGGCGAAGGCCGAGGCCGACATCAAGCGGGTCGACGCCAAGCTCGGAAACGAGAAATTCATCGCCAACGCGCCGGACGAAATCGTCGAGGAGGAAAAGGACAAGCACGCGGCGGCCGTCGCGCGCAAAGCCAAGATCGCCGAGGCGCTGGAGCGGCTCAAGACCGTGGGGTGA
- a CDS encoding tRNA-uridine aminocarboxypropyltransferase, which yields MSKILKPEAGAPEPIPECAHCGKPVPLCICDSITPIENRIALLILQHPQEQDRALGTARLAALHFPNAVVRIGLSWPSLSKALGQQVQDPTRWAVLYLGSAKVADLDTDRDIVAIGRKSEILENQRAILKDLEGIVLLDGTWSQAKALWWRNAWMLKCQRVILGPKAPSRYGVLRKEPRRDGLSTIEAAAMLLGSLEKRPDIEATLLGAFDRMLARYREVQAEMPELAPKPKKRDYRRKKRA from the coding sequence ATGTCCAAGATATTGAAACCTGAAGCCGGGGCGCCCGAGCCGATCCCGGAATGCGCGCATTGCGGCAAGCCGGTGCCGCTATGCATCTGCGACAGCATCACACCGATCGAGAATCGGATCGCGCTGTTGATCCTGCAGCACCCGCAGGAGCAGGACCGCGCGCTCGGCACCGCGCGGCTGGCGGCGCTGCATTTTCCCAATGCCGTGGTGCGGATCGGGCTGTCCTGGCCGAGCCTGTCGAAGGCGCTGGGGCAGCAGGTTCAGGATCCGACGCGCTGGGCGGTGCTGTATCTCGGCTCCGCCAAGGTCGCCGATCTCGACACCGACCGCGATATCGTGGCGATCGGCCGCAAAAGCGAGATCCTGGAGAATCAGCGGGCGATTCTGAAGGATCTCGAGGGCATCGTGCTGCTCGACGGCACCTGGAGCCAGGCCAAGGCGCTGTGGTGGCGCAACGCCTGGATGCTGAAATGCCAGCGGGTGATCCTCGGGCCGAAAGCGCCGTCGCGCTACGGCGTGCTGCGCAAGGAGCCGCGCCGCGACGGGCTGTCGACCATCGAGGCCGCCGCGATGCTGCTCGGCAGCCTGGAAAAGCGCCCCGATATCGAGGCAACCTTGCTGGGCGCCTTCGACCGGATGCTGGCGCGCTATCGCGAGGTCCAGGCCGAGATGCCCGAACTGGCGCCCAAGCCGAAGAAACGCGATTACCGCCGCAAGAAGCGGGCCTGA
- a CDS encoding TolC family outer membrane protein: MRGVKRATGSAVTGILILCLGAGPVWADTIESALVRAYQNNPQLNAQRASVRSVDENVPQALSGYRPRIAVTASGGYQYTDVESLTGVAGQSAKLKGTQVPRAVGATISQTLFNGQQTANRTRAAEGQVSAAREGLRVLEQSVLLAAATIYMDYLRDAAIVEVQRSNVRVLDQTLKQTNDRFNVGEVTRTDVAQSDAQLAAGRSQQLTAESNLVTTKSNFRRIIGNEPTRLAPGSPVDRFLPATLQRAIDLGLTNNPNVTAAMFGIDVSHLNVKVAEGALFPTLSLQASAQQAYEPSISVDKQFVASGIAQLSVPIYQGGGEYALIRQSKETLAQQRLNLEQVRDQVRASVAQAWGQLLAARAQVSSAQAQVKASEIAVNGVREEARAGQRTTLDVLNGQQALVNARVALVTAQHDRVVASYAVLSAVGRLSPQVLGLKTNIYDPSVHYHQVRDSWFGVRTPDGR; encoded by the coding sequence ATGCGTGGCGTGAAACGAGCGACCGGCTCAGCTGTGACCGGCATTCTAATTTTATGTTTGGGTGCGGGCCCGGTTTGGGCCGACACGATCGAGTCGGCCCTGGTGCGGGCCTATCAGAACAATCCGCAGCTCAACGCGCAGCGCGCGTCGGTGCGCTCGGTCGACGAGAACGTGCCGCAAGCGCTGTCGGGCTACCGTCCGCGGATCGCGGTGACCGCAAGCGGCGGCTATCAATACACCGACGTCGAGTCGCTGACCGGCGTGGCTGGTCAATCCGCCAAACTCAAGGGAACGCAAGTTCCGCGCGCCGTTGGCGCGACGATCTCCCAGACCTTGTTCAACGGCCAGCAGACGGCGAACCGGACCCGTGCGGCCGAAGGCCAGGTCTCGGCCGCGCGTGAGGGATTGCGGGTGCTGGAGCAGTCGGTGCTGCTCGCCGCTGCTACCATCTACATGGATTATTTGCGCGACGCGGCGATCGTCGAGGTTCAGCGCAGCAACGTCCGGGTGCTCGATCAGACCCTGAAGCAGACCAACGACCGCTTCAATGTCGGCGAAGTCACCCGAACCGACGTGGCGCAGTCGGACGCCCAGCTTGCCGCCGGCCGCAGCCAGCAACTGACCGCGGAATCCAATCTCGTAACCACCAAGTCGAATTTCCGCCGAATCATCGGCAACGAACCCACCCGGCTGGCGCCCGGCTCGCCGGTCGATCGCTTCCTGCCAGCGACCTTGCAGCGCGCCATCGACCTGGGTTTGACCAACAATCCGAACGTCACTGCGGCGATGTTTGGCATCGATGTCAGCCATCTCAACGTCAAGGTCGCCGAGGGCGCGCTGTTTCCGACCCTGAGCCTGCAGGCTAGCGCCCAGCAGGCCTACGAACCTTCGATCTCGGTCGATAAGCAATTCGTCGCTTCGGGAATCGCGCAATTGTCGGTTCCGATCTATCAGGGCGGCGGCGAATACGCCTTGATTCGGCAATCCAAGGAGACGCTGGCGCAACAGCGGCTCAATCTCGAGCAGGTGCGCGACCAGGTTCGCGCCAGCGTGGCGCAGGCTTGGGGCCAGTTGCTGGCGGCGCGGGCGCAGGTGTCCTCGGCTCAGGCCCAGGTCAAGGCGTCGGAGATCGCCGTCAATGGCGTGCGCGAGGAAGCCAGGGCCGGTCAGCGGACCACCTTGGACGTGCTCAATGGGCAGCAGGCGCTGGTCAATGCGCGCGTCGCTCTGGTGACCGCGCAGCATGACCGGGTCGTGGCGTCCTACGCGGTGCTCAGCGCGGTGGGCCGGTTGTCGCCGCAGGTACTTGGTCTGAAGACCAACATCTACGATCCCAGCGTCCACTATCACCAGGTCCGCGACAGCTGGTTCGGCGTTCGCACGCCGGACGGTCGCTGA
- a CDS encoding protein-L-isoaspartate O-methyltransferase family protein: MSDFVTARHNMVDGQIRPSSVTDWRIIDAMRSVPREAFVSESQRALAYLDIDIEVGGNGAVKQYLIQPVVTARLLHAAEITSSDHVLVVGSATGYVAALAAKLAGRVTASVSDAATAAQATAILDGLGFGNITVRTAPAAAGCPEDAPFDVIILNGATEIVPTNLYQQLKMGGRLVGVFAMQRPQRAKIVTRSAGDFGDRVLFETSLPVLPELQRMPAFVF, translated from the coding sequence ATGTCCGATTTCGTGACCGCACGACACAATATGGTCGATGGTCAAATCAGGCCGAGCAGCGTGACCGATTGGCGGATCATCGATGCGATGCGTTCGGTGCCGCGCGAGGCCTTCGTGAGCGAGTCCCAGCGCGCGCTGGCTTATCTCGATATCGATATCGAAGTCGGCGGCAACGGCGCAGTCAAACAATACCTGATCCAGCCCGTGGTGACGGCCCGGCTGCTGCATGCCGCGGAGATCACATCCAGCGACCATGTTCTGGTGGTCGGCAGCGCCACCGGCTATGTGGCCGCGCTGGCGGCCAAGCTCGCCGGGCGAGTGACGGCCAGCGTCAGCGATGCCGCCACCGCAGCCCAGGCGACAGCCATCCTGGACGGCCTTGGTTTCGGCAACATCACCGTCCGGACCGCCCCTGCGGCGGCCGGGTGCCCGGAGGATGCGCCCTTCGACGTCATCATTCTCAACGGCGCCACCGAAATCGTGCCGACCAATCTCTATCAGCAGCTGAAAATGGGCGGGCGGCTGGTCGGCGTGTTTGCCATGCAACGGCCGCAACGCGCGAAGATCGTGACGCGGTCGGCTGGCGATTTCGGCGACCGGGTGTTGTTCGAAACCTCGCTGCCGGTTTTGCCGGAGTTGCAGCGCATGCCAGCATTCGTTTTTTAG
- a CDS encoding AMP-binding protein: MSVTAGQSSSYVSGLADRPLVGETIAMALDRAAEAWPEQAAVVAREQGVRLSYAALRDRVEAVARGLIALGLAPGDRIGIWSPNNIEWVLTQFAAAKAGLILVSLNPAYRCSEIEYALRKVGCRAIVCATSYKTSHYLEILAEVAPELKTSLPGALRAKSLPDLAIVIQIGAPAFPGAIAFETLASPGDAVDTSLVEVASKVGFDDPTNIQFTSGTTGAPKGATLTHHNILNNGFFVGEGIGLGVGDRVCIPVPFYHCFGMVMGNLACLTHGSTIVIPSAAFDPGAVLSAIEEEGCTALYGVPTMFIAILEHPELDGYRLGSLRTGIMAGAPCPIEVMRRVVDILGIRDITIAYGMTETSPVSFQTSRIDTLERRVSTVGRVHPHIEVKIVDDKGSITPRGTPGELCTRGYSVMRGYWGDEQRTVEVIDQAGWMHTGDLATIDAEGYCNIVGRIKDMVIRGGENISPREIEEFLHTHPDIKDVQVFGVPDTKFGEELCAWVQLRASCRLDEEDVRSYCRGKIAHYKVPRYVRFVEAFPMTVTGKIQKFVMRDRMRDELLLAETRTA; the protein is encoded by the coding sequence ATGTCTGTAACAGCAGGCCAATCTTCGAGCTACGTATCGGGCCTGGCCGACCGTCCCCTTGTCGGCGAGACGATCGCGATGGCGCTGGATCGGGCCGCCGAGGCCTGGCCCGAGCAGGCTGCAGTCGTTGCTCGCGAACAAGGCGTGCGGCTCAGCTATGCGGCGCTGAGAGACCGCGTCGAGGCGGTCGCCCGCGGACTCATCGCGCTCGGTCTCGCCCCCGGCGATCGAATTGGGATCTGGTCACCAAACAATATCGAGTGGGTGTTGACCCAATTCGCCGCGGCAAAAGCCGGTCTGATTCTGGTAAGCCTCAATCCGGCGTATCGTTGTTCGGAGATCGAGTATGCCCTCAGAAAGGTCGGCTGCCGCGCCATCGTCTGCGCGACATCTTACAAGACCAGCCACTACCTCGAGATCCTGGCCGAGGTCGCGCCGGAACTGAAGACCTCGCTGCCCGGCGCCCTTCGTGCCAAGTCGCTTCCCGACCTTGCGATCGTCATCCAGATCGGGGCTCCCGCATTCCCAGGAGCGATTGCATTCGAAACCCTTGCTTCGCCGGGTGACGCTGTCGACACGTCTTTGGTTGAGGTGGCGAGCAAGGTCGGATTTGACGATCCAACGAACATTCAGTTCACCAGCGGCACCACCGGTGCGCCCAAGGGCGCAACGCTCACGCATCACAATATCCTCAATAATGGCTTTTTCGTCGGAGAGGGGATCGGACTGGGCGTTGGCGACCGGGTTTGTATTCCCGTTCCTTTTTATCATTGTTTTGGCATGGTGATGGGAAACCTTGCCTGTCTCACGCATGGCTCGACCATCGTCATCCCCAGCGCGGCCTTCGACCCGGGCGCGGTGCTCTCCGCGATCGAGGAGGAAGGGTGTACGGCGCTCTACGGGGTGCCGACGATGTTCATCGCGATCCTGGAGCACCCCGAACTCGACGGTTATCGGCTCGGTTCGCTCCGTACCGGCATCATGGCGGGTGCGCCGTGTCCTATCGAAGTCATGCGGCGCGTCGTGGACATATTGGGCATCCGAGACATCACCATCGCCTATGGCATGACCGAGACAAGCCCGGTCAGTTTTCAAACAAGCCGGATCGATACGCTTGAGCGACGTGTCTCGACGGTCGGACGCGTACACCCGCACATCGAAGTCAAGATCGTCGACGACAAAGGATCCATCACGCCGAGGGGGACGCCCGGCGAGTTGTGCACGCGGGGATATTCCGTAATGCGTGGCTATTGGGGCGATGAACAGCGCACCGTCGAAGTGATCGATCAGGCTGGCTGGATGCATACCGGCGATCTAGCTACCATCGACGCTGAAGGCTACTGCAACATCGTTGGCCGCATCAAGGACATGGTTATCCGAGGCGGCGAGAACATTTCTCCGCGCGAGATAGAGGAATTTCTGCACACCCACCCCGATATCAAAGATGTTCAGGTCTTCGGTGTACCCGATACCAAATTTGGCGAAGAACTGTGCGCATGGGTTCAGCTCCGCGCCTCATGCCGGCTCGACGAAGAGGATGTCCGTAGCTACTGCCGCGGCAAAATCGCCCACTACAAGGTGCCTCGCTATGTGCGCTTTGTTGAGGCGTTTCCGATGACCGTCACGGGCAAGATCCAGAAATTCGTCATGCGCGATCGCATGCGCGACGAGCTTCTTCTGGCGGAAACCAGGACCGCCTAG
- a CDS encoding TetR/AcrR family transcriptional regulator: MKPLPPVKPDFGTSKEARDVAINQTRRRLVLDGAWRVFARDGLDGATMRAIAAEAGCTTGAIYPLFPSKEAVYAELLMESLDRLKDWVLSSTRTARSPRTKLKASALAFLSYYRDKPDEVALGLYLWHGLKPRGLSHNFDMELNKRLNDTLDLVHDALRALGHLSEAKARLETSTLFAFLIGALIVHQTGRLRMLGSELDAIASAHLEAVVSRLENAKALD, encoded by the coding sequence ATGAAACCGTTGCCGCCCGTCAAACCGGATTTCGGAACCAGCAAGGAAGCCCGCGACGTCGCGATCAATCAGACGCGGCGGCGGCTGGTGCTTGACGGCGCTTGGCGGGTTTTTGCCCGCGACGGTCTCGATGGCGCAACCATGCGGGCGATCGCCGCTGAAGCCGGCTGTACGACCGGCGCGATCTACCCCCTGTTTCCCTCGAAAGAGGCCGTCTATGCCGAATTGCTGATGGAATCCCTGGACCGACTGAAAGACTGGGTTCTGAGTTCAACCCGCACTGCGCGCAGCCCGCGGACCAAACTAAAAGCAAGCGCACTCGCGTTTCTCTCGTATTATCGAGACAAGCCGGACGAAGTGGCGCTGGGCCTGTATCTCTGGCACGGACTAAAGCCGCGGGGCCTAAGTCACAACTTTGATATGGAGTTGAACAAACGTCTGAATGACACGCTCGATCTGGTGCACGATGCGCTTCGCGCATTGGGTCACCTCAGCGAAGCGAAGGCCCGTCTTGAGACGAGCACTCTGTTTGCCTTTCTGATCGGTGCGCTCATCGTTCACCAGACCGGTCGTCTGCGGATGCTCGGCAGCGAGCTGGACGCAATCGCCTCTGCTCATCTGGAGGCGGTCGTCTCTCGTCTGGAGAACGCAAAGGCCCTCGACTGA
- a CDS encoding crotonase/enoyl-CoA hydratase family protein, protein MSVYVEKEGPVTTVINDRPNARNAGDPETADALTKAFLAFDADPDAKVAVFWGAGGAFCAGWDLKYAAGLSDRTRFQTEIVEGLAFAPGSGLSPRGPLGPSRLELSKPVIAAVEGPAVAGGMELALWCDIRVMAEDAYFGVFCRRWGIPLLDGGTVRLPRLVGQGRAMEIILTGRKVTAEESYRIGLCEKIAPRGEARAAAENMAQEIARFPQAAVRADRANVLETYGLQVREALKREWANGLEAHHKEGADGAARFSAGKGRHGDFADIA, encoded by the coding sequence ATGAGCGTATACGTCGAAAAGGAGGGTCCCGTCACGACTGTCATCAATGACCGGCCCAATGCACGCAATGCCGGTGATCCGGAGACTGCGGATGCCCTGACCAAAGCATTTCTTGCCTTCGACGCCGATCCCGATGCCAAGGTTGCGGTGTTTTGGGGAGCTGGCGGCGCCTTCTGTGCCGGTTGGGATCTGAAATACGCCGCGGGTCTTTCTGATCGGACGCGGTTCCAGACCGAGATCGTCGAGGGCCTCGCATTCGCGCCAGGCTCTGGGCTCTCCCCTCGCGGCCCGCTTGGTCCCTCGCGATTGGAACTCTCGAAGCCGGTGATCGCCGCGGTAGAAGGCCCGGCCGTGGCCGGCGGGATGGAGTTGGCGCTCTGGTGCGACATCCGTGTCATGGCCGAAGACGCCTATTTCGGGGTGTTTTGCCGGCGCTGGGGCATTCCACTTCTGGATGGCGGCACCGTGAGGTTGCCCAGATTGGTGGGCCAAGGGCGCGCGATGGAAATCATCCTGACAGGGCGCAAAGTTACGGCGGAGGAATCCTACCGTATCGGCTTGTGCGAAAAGATAGCGCCGAGGGGCGAGGCAAGAGCCGCCGCTGAAAACATGGCGCAGGAAATCGCCCGTTTCCCGCAAGCGGCGGTGCGTGCGGACCGGGCCAATGTTCTCGAGACATACGGACTGCAAGTCCGCGAAGCGCTCAAGCGCGAATGGGCGAACGGGCTCGAAGCCCATCACAAGGAAGGCGCGGACGGAGCGGCCCGCTTCTCCGCCGGAAAGGGACGCCACGGCGACTTCGCAGATATCGCCTAG